One stretch of Micromonospora echinospora DNA includes these proteins:
- a CDS encoding sensor histidine kinase, which yields MPASTSGQPQTQPLAVAARAVLLALVAALTLFATRDAAQLWWIALLGVAGLPAVLAPQHRLLTSISRFAEVVVLGLAASQVAADTHLTGVTGGVGASAVLPYLAVPVTVTALSRRFREGAALLVVAAATLVASAAFTQVDGGAQLGQVGYLAVCAQWLILAGLGLYTAGTLQRVMRVRGEGKPQPYAEATRLLTQLRTVARQLPGATLDPGGISEHLLEELRVVAKTDRGAVLSASGGGRLVVLAQIGADRVDWETTLDADSAIADAWASQQPTVSSRSQGRSRRSGEVSALIVPLVAGVRTVGLVVIEADTAAAYPPPVVSRVTALTGPAALRLEAALLFDEVRSLATNEERQRLAREIHDGVAQELVMVGYGIDNALATVHEDAEETADSLRTLRQEVTRVITELRLSLFELRSEVDRHGGLAAAIAEYARTVGASGGLRVHLSLDESTARLPAATEAELLRIAQEAVTNARKHAGASNLWVTCEVDPPYTRIEVSDDGHGIGDQRPDGHYGLAIMAERAERIRGRLEIRPRQPSGTTVAVVLGSSPRRDKVRGSAAAAEGE from the coding sequence GTGCCCGCCTCCACATCCGGCCAGCCGCAGACGCAGCCCCTCGCGGTCGCGGCCCGCGCGGTTCTCCTCGCGCTGGTCGCCGCCCTGACCCTGTTCGCCACCCGCGACGCCGCCCAGCTCTGGTGGATCGCCCTGCTGGGCGTCGCGGGGCTGCCCGCCGTGCTCGCCCCGCAGCACCGGCTGCTCACCTCGATCAGCCGGTTCGCCGAGGTGGTGGTGCTCGGGCTGGCCGCCAGCCAGGTCGCCGCCGACACCCATCTCACCGGTGTCACCGGCGGGGTGGGCGCCTCGGCGGTGCTGCCGTACCTCGCCGTGCCGGTCACCGTGACCGCGCTGAGCCGCCGCTTCCGCGAGGGCGCCGCGCTGCTCGTGGTGGCGGCGGCGACGCTCGTGGCCAGCGCCGCGTTCACCCAGGTCGACGGTGGCGCGCAGCTCGGTCAGGTCGGCTACCTGGCGGTCTGCGCCCAGTGGCTGATCCTGGCCGGTCTCGGCCTCTACACCGCCGGCACGCTCCAGCGCGTGATGCGGGTCCGCGGCGAGGGCAAACCCCAGCCGTACGCCGAGGCGACCCGGCTGCTCACCCAGCTGCGTACGGTCGCCCGGCAGCTGCCCGGCGCCACGCTGGACCCGGGCGGCATCTCCGAGCACCTGCTGGAGGAGCTGCGGGTGGTGGCGAAGACCGACCGGGGCGCGGTGCTCTCCGCCAGCGGCGGCGGCCGGCTGGTCGTGCTGGCCCAGATCGGCGCGGACCGGGTCGACTGGGAGACCACGCTCGACGCCGACTCGGCCATCGCCGACGCCTGGGCCAGCCAGCAGCCGACCGTCTCGTCCCGCTCGCAGGGCCGCTCCCGGCGCTCCGGGGAGGTCTCCGCGCTGATCGTGCCGCTGGTGGCCGGCGTGCGCACGGTCGGCCTGGTGGTGATCGAGGCGGACACCGCTGCCGCGTACCCGCCGCCTGTGGTGTCCCGGGTGACGGCGCTGACCGGCCCGGCGGCGCTGCGGCTGGAGGCGGCGCTGCTCTTCGACGAGGTGCGCTCGCTGGCGACGAACGAGGAGCGGCAGCGGCTGGCCCGGGAGATCCACGACGGGGTCGCCCAGGAGCTGGTCATGGTCGGGTACGGCATCGACAACGCCCTGGCCACCGTGCACGAGGACGCGGAGGAGACCGCCGACTCGCTGCGCACGCTGCGCCAGGAGGTGACCCGGGTGATCACCGAGCTGCGGCTGAGCCTGTTCGAGCTGCGCAGCGAGGTGGACCGGCACGGTGGCCTGGCCGCCGCCATCGCCGAGTACGCCCGTACCGTCGGCGCCTCCGGCGGCCTGCGGGTGCACCTGTCGCTCGACGAGTCCACCGCGCGGCTGCCGGCCGCGACCGAGGCCGAGTTGCTGCGCATCGCGCAGGAGGCGGTGACGAACGCCCGCAAGCACGCCGGCGCCTCGAACCTCTGGGTCACGTGCGAGGTGGATCCCCCGTACACCCGAATTGAAGTGTCGGATGACGGTCACGGCATCGGTGACCAGCGCCCGGACGGGCACTATGGCCTTGCGATCATGGCGGAGAGGGCGGAACGTATCCGAGGCCGGTTGGAGATCAGGCCACGTCAACCCAGTGGGACGACAGTGGCCGTGGTGCTCGGCTCGTCGCCCCGGCGCGATAAGGTGCGCGGCAGCGCCGCAGCAGCAGAAGGGGAGTAA